One segment of Anatilimnocola aggregata DNA contains the following:
- a CDS encoding IS4 family transposase, with the protein MDVWVDRELDGCHFPDVRLKSRMDKLLKSLGDKIGDSLPTACQDWAATKGAYRFIDNERVSETEILGGHFQATRERLASAEGPILVLHDTTEFSYTRSDTQAIGKTHKVARGQKDSKGRQRMHTVCGLLMHSSLVVTPEGLPLGLAAIKLWTRKKFKGLNALMGRGPDVSSKHSVNTTRIPIEKKESVRWLENVRQSTELLGDTKRCIHIGDRESDIYELFGECESLGTQFVFRTCVDRRSGDGEQTAAKTMRRQPIKAVHRVEVLDAKGQTSTAVLELKYLRLPVCPPIGKEKRYAGMTLIVIHATERGKPKHREPIQWKLITNLPVASKAAAVEKLDWYAMRWKIETFHKILKSGCRAEESKLRTAERLANLIALLCILAWRVLWLTMVNRLSPELPARLVFTDTEMKFLARLVPMKTDARKKTVGPSRATSKARRLPRPHTRLAAGQHGDLARHGASDRHSPWLQLGAKCG; encoded by the coding sequence ATGGATGTCTGGGTGGATCGTGAACTGGACGGCTGCCACTTTCCCGATGTGCGGCTTAAATCGCGGATGGATAAATTGCTCAAAAGTCTCGGTGATAAAATCGGCGATTCGTTGCCGACCGCCTGCCAAGATTGGGCCGCTACGAAGGGAGCGTATCGGTTCATTGACAACGAACGGGTGAGCGAGACAGAGATTCTGGGCGGGCATTTTCAGGCCACGCGCGAGCGCTTAGCTTCGGCCGAAGGCCCGATCTTGGTGCTGCACGATACCACCGAGTTCTCCTATACGCGGAGCGATACGCAGGCCATCGGAAAGACTCACAAGGTCGCCCGCGGACAGAAGGACAGCAAGGGGCGACAGCGAATGCATACCGTGTGTGGCCTGCTCATGCATTCGAGTCTGGTGGTGACACCTGAAGGTCTGCCGCTGGGGCTGGCGGCAATCAAGCTTTGGACACGTAAGAAATTCAAAGGTCTCAACGCCCTCATGGGCCGAGGCCCGGACGTCAGCAGCAAGCATTCGGTGAACACCACGCGCATTCCGATTGAAAAGAAGGAGAGTGTTCGCTGGCTCGAGAACGTACGACAGTCGACAGAACTGTTGGGCGACACCAAACGCTGCATTCATATTGGCGACCGAGAAAGCGACATTTATGAACTCTTCGGCGAATGCGAATCGCTGGGCACGCAGTTTGTGTTTCGCACGTGTGTTGATCGTCGCTCAGGTGATGGTGAACAGACGGCGGCCAAGACGATGCGGCGGCAGCCCATCAAAGCTGTACATCGGGTAGAAGTGCTGGATGCCAAGGGGCAGACGTCGACCGCCGTGCTGGAACTGAAGTACCTCCGGCTCCCGGTCTGTCCGCCTATCGGCAAGGAGAAACGCTACGCCGGGATGACGCTAATCGTGATCCATGCCACGGAACGCGGCAAGCCCAAGCATCGCGAGCCAATCCAATGGAAACTCATCACCAACCTTCCTGTCGCCAGCAAGGCTGCAGCCGTCGAGAAATTGGATTGGTATGCGATGCGGTGGAAAATCGAAACCTTTCACAAGATCCTCAAATCCGGCTGCAGGGCAGAGGAATCGAAGCTGCGCACGGCGGAGCGACTGGCCAATCTGATCGCACTCCTGTGCATTCTGGCATGGCGAGTCTTATGGCTGACCATGGTGAATCGACTGTCACCTGAGCTACCAGCTCGCCTGGTATTTACCGACACGGAGATGAAATTCCTCGCTCGCCTCGTTCCCATGAAAACCGATGCGCGCAAAAAAACGGTGGGCCCATCTCGTGCGACTAGCAAAGCTCGGCGGCTACCTCGGCCGCACACGCGACTCGCCGCCGGGCAACATGGTGATCTGGCGCGGCATGGCGCGTCTGACCGACATTCACCTTGGCTTCAGCTTGGCGCAAAGTGTGGGTAA
- a CDS encoding ABC-F family ATP-binding cassette domain-containing protein has protein sequence MPASITLVDLAYSTSSGPLFSHLNLSFGPAKAGLVGRNGIGKTTLLQLIAGNLKPQTGKITVSGSFGCLRQTVQVNADQTVADLFGATSALAVLGRAERGEATDDELADADWTLETRMATALNRVGLRVQPDAHLTSMSGGQRTRASLAALIFSEPDFLLLDEPTNNLDRDGRSAVLELLSNWRAGAIVVSHDRELLETMDAIVELTTIGASRYGGNWSAYRAQKAQELAAAKRDLADAERRVSDASRYAQATTERQARRSSTGRKKGAKGGTPRILLGGMKDRSEKTTGENNRIADRIRDESRDALAIARGRVEVLQPLSVKLPPTCLPADKMVIRLNAVTAGYEPGRAIIQDFSMSIRGPERIAVAGPNGCGKSTLIALITGKLASWNGTVEVPVNFALLDQRVELLDRSASIRDNFLRINLHADENACRAALARFMFRAESALQIVSTLSGGQILRAGLACVLGGPMPPPLLVLDEPTNHLDIDSIESVEAGLRDYDGALLVASHDETFLNAIGITRRVDLRPFNTT, from the coding sequence ATGCCAGCCTCAATCACACTCGTTGATCTCGCCTACTCCACTTCGAGCGGTCCGCTTTTCTCGCATCTGAACCTCTCCTTCGGGCCAGCTAAGGCTGGACTGGTCGGCCGGAACGGTATCGGTAAGACCACGCTTCTCCAGCTGATTGCCGGCAATTTAAAGCCACAGACTGGAAAGATAACCGTCAGCGGTAGTTTTGGCTGTTTGCGCCAGACCGTGCAGGTGAACGCCGATCAAACAGTTGCCGACCTATTCGGTGCGACTTCAGCATTGGCCGTACTGGGTCGCGCTGAACGAGGAGAAGCAACGGATGACGAACTTGCGGACGCTGACTGGACGCTTGAGACGCGTATGGCTACTGCGCTCAACCGCGTTGGATTGCGCGTACAACCCGACGCTCATCTTACTTCGATGTCGGGTGGCCAGCGCACTCGTGCGAGTCTTGCCGCACTTATCTTCTCTGAGCCTGACTTTCTATTGCTCGACGAACCTACCAATAACCTTGACCGCGATGGGCGCTCAGCCGTACTTGAACTTCTTAGCAACTGGCGGGCCGGTGCAATTGTGGTCAGTCATGATCGAGAACTGCTCGAAACGATGGATGCGATCGTTGAACTAACCACGATCGGTGCCTCGCGATATGGCGGCAACTGGAGTGCGTACCGAGCACAGAAGGCTCAGGAACTGGCTGCAGCAAAGCGCGACCTTGCGGATGCAGAAAGGCGTGTTTCTGACGCTTCCCGATACGCCCAGGCGACGACCGAACGACAAGCTCGCCGAAGTAGCACAGGCCGAAAGAAGGGAGCCAAGGGGGGGACGCCGCGAATCCTGCTCGGGGGAATGAAGGATCGGAGCGAAAAGACAACCGGCGAAAATAACCGAATCGCTGATCGCATTCGAGATGAATCCCGTGATGCGCTGGCAATCGCGCGCGGGCGGGTCGAAGTTCTGCAGCCGCTATCCGTCAAACTTCCGCCGACATGCCTCCCCGCCGACAAAATGGTGATCAGGTTGAATGCGGTAACTGCTGGCTACGAGCCAGGTCGAGCGATAATTCAGGACTTCTCCATGAGCATCCGAGGTCCAGAGCGAATTGCAGTTGCAGGACCAAACGGATGTGGAAAGTCGACGCTAATCGCGCTCATCACCGGCAAGTTGGCTTCATGGAATGGCACGGTTGAGGTCCCAGTCAATTTCGCGTTGCTAGATCAACGTGTGGAACTCCTCGATCGCTCGGCTTCGATCCGGGACAATTTCCTCCGGATCAACCTACATGCCGACGAAAACGCCTGCCGCGCCGCTTTGGCGCGATTCATGTTTCGGGCAGAATCGGCGCTCCAGATTGTTTCGACCCTCAGCGGCGGACAGATACTGCGTGCCGGCTTGGCTTGTGTTCTCGGCGGGCCGATGCCACCACCTTTGTTGGTCTTGGATGAGCCGACGAATCACCTGGACATCGATTCAATCGAGTCGGTCGAAGCAGGCCTACGCGACTACGACGGAGCATTGCTTGTCGCCAGCCACGACGAGACTTTTCTGAATGCGATCGGAATTACACGCCGAGTAGATTTGCGCCCCTTTAATACCACCTAG
- a CDS encoding PAS domain-containing hybrid sensor histidine kinase/response regulator, protein MEVENPGLRALKEGVIVGLANHTVLIAKDGTERPIDDSAALIRDQAGAITGCVLVFRDISERHRAEAEQQAAQEQTRTTLESVTDGFMRYDADWRIVYVNAEAERINRLTRSEMLGRNVWEVFPALVGTKFEAEFRRAVADRVTIEFENFYEPFGRWYSLKGFPTADGGLTTYIRDITEQKVNQEALQRSEARLRRVFESNVVGMIRWDLDSSLILDANAEFLRMTGYTREDLAEGRLNFRDMTPTEWTLRNEEGIRTIRADGHAAPYEKEYFRKDGSRVPLIIAGTRFDDSTSEGMSLIIDISDRKHAEQEIVRLAAESERQRRLYETVLSSTPDFVYVFSLDHKVLYANDALIKMWGRGQEGAIGKTFLEIGYEPWHAEMHDREIDQVRATRQPIRGEVPFNGTHGRRHYDYIFVPIIGADGEVEAVAGTTRDVTERREAEAALRQSEERRRLALDAAELGTWHVDPATFTLTTDERFRIIFTGAPEAMDYEQAFAAIHPDDRERLHEAVVASTRIDDPTPYAEEYRVFHPDASVRWVFAKGRASYDHEGPGRRLVSFDGTVADITARKLIEEERERLVGQLRDADRRKDEFLATLAHELRNPLAPIRNCLQVLRFAGADGTIEETRAMMERQVTQLVRLVDDLLDMSRVTSGKLQLRRERVELKTVIDAAVETSRPTIEQFGHELAVVLPDEPISMNGDLTRLAQVVSNLLNNAAKYTHPGGQIRLAVRCENGMAVVAVTDNGIGIPPSMLTKVFDMFTQVDRALERTTGGLGIGLSLVKGLVEMHGGTIEVHSEGEGRGSEFTVRLPLVLSAVEKIRPPVVDEPVKSTSRRILVADDNLDSAESLGRLLKLLGNDVSTAHDGLQAVDVAEAFRPDVILLDIGMPKLNGYEACCRIREQPWGKNTIVVAMTGWGQDEDKRRSQAAGFNQHLVKPVDFVALEKLLLSLKADTA, encoded by the coding sequence TTGGAGGTCGAGAACCCGGGGTTGCGGGCATTGAAGGAAGGGGTCATCGTCGGGCTGGCAAACCACACCGTTCTCATCGCGAAGGATGGCACGGAACGGCCCATTGACGACAGTGCCGCCCTGATCCGAGACCAGGCCGGAGCAATCACTGGGTGCGTGCTGGTATTCCGTGATATCAGCGAACGGCACCGCGCCGAGGCCGAGCAGCAGGCGGCGCAGGAGCAGACCAGAACGACCCTCGAAAGCGTCACCGACGGTTTCATGCGATATGACGCCGACTGGCGGATCGTCTATGTGAACGCCGAGGCCGAACGCATCAACCGGCTGACCCGGTCCGAAATGCTCGGCCGAAACGTTTGGGAGGTTTTCCCCGCGCTGGTTGGCACGAAGTTTGAAGCCGAGTTCCGGCGAGCAGTGGCGGATCGCGTGACGATCGAGTTCGAGAACTTTTACGAACCGTTTGGTCGGTGGTATTCCCTAAAGGGGTTTCCAACTGCGGACGGCGGACTGACCACGTATATCCGCGATATTACCGAGCAGAAAGTGAATCAGGAGGCGTTGCAACGGAGCGAGGCCCGGCTCCGCCGGGTGTTCGAGTCGAACGTGGTCGGCATGATCCGCTGGGACTTGGACAGCAGTCTGATCCTGGACGCCAATGCCGAGTTTCTGCGGATGACCGGGTATACCCGCGAAGACTTGGCCGAAGGTCGGCTAAACTTCCGCGACATGACCCCGACCGAGTGGACCCTCCGCAATGAAGAGGGGATCCGCACCATCCGAGCGGACGGACATGCTGCCCCCTACGAGAAGGAATACTTTCGCAAGGACGGTTCGCGCGTGCCGCTGATCATCGCGGGCACGCGGTTCGACGACTCGACTTCGGAAGGCATGTCGCTGATCATCGACATCTCCGACCGCAAACATGCCGAACAAGAGATTGTTCGCTTGGCCGCTGAGTCGGAGCGGCAACGGCGCTTGTACGAAACGGTGCTTTCGAGCACACCGGACTTCGTGTATGTCTTCAGCCTCGACCACAAGGTTCTCTATGCCAACGATGCGTTGATCAAGATGTGGGGTCGCGGCCAGGAGGGCGCGATTGGCAAGACGTTCCTGGAGATCGGCTACGAGCCGTGGCACGCGGAGATGCACGACCGCGAGATCGACCAGGTGCGGGCCACGCGGCAGCCGATCCGCGGCGAGGTGCCGTTCAACGGAACGCACGGGCGGCGGCACTACGACTATATCTTTGTGCCCATTATCGGAGCCGACGGCGAGGTTGAGGCGGTAGCCGGGACCACGCGCGACGTGACCGAGCGACGCGAGGCCGAGGCGGCGTTGCGTCAGAGCGAAGAGCGGCGGCGGTTGGCCCTCGATGCCGCAGAGTTGGGCACCTGGCACGTCGACCCGGCGACCTTCACCCTAACCACCGACGAGCGATTCCGCATTATCTTCACGGGCGCCCCCGAGGCTATGGATTACGAGCAGGCATTCGCCGCCATTCACCCGGACGACCGGGAGCGACTGCACGAGGCGGTGGTAGCGTCGACCCGCATTGATGACCCTACCCCGTATGCCGAGGAGTACCGCGTTTTTCACCCGGACGCGTCTGTCCGCTGGGTCTTCGCCAAAGGGCGTGCGAGTTACGATCACGAGGGGCCAGGGCGGCGGCTCGTCAGCTTCGACGGTACGGTCGCGGACATCACCGCCCGCAAACTTATCGAAGAGGAGCGGGAGCGGTTGGTTGGCCAACTGCGGGACGCCGACCGACGCAAGGACGAGTTCCTGGCGACCCTGGCTCACGAATTACGCAACCCGCTGGCGCCGATCCGCAACTGCCTTCAAGTCCTGCGATTCGCCGGCGCTGATGGAACGATCGAAGAAACCCGCGCCATGATGGAGCGGCAAGTCACGCAGTTGGTCCGGCTGGTAGACGACCTGCTCGACATGAGCCGGGTGACAAGCGGCAAGTTGCAACTCCGCCGGGAAAGGGTCGAACTAAAAACGGTAATTGACGCCGCCGTGGAGACGAGCAGACCAACAATTGAGCAGTTCGGGCACGAATTGGCCGTCGTACTACCGGACGAACCGATTTCGATGAATGGCGACCTGACCCGACTGGCCCAGGTAGTGTCCAACCTGCTGAATAACGCGGCTAAGTATACGCACCCGGGCGGGCAGATTCGGTTGGCTGTCCGTTGTGAGAACGGCATGGCGGTCGTGGCGGTCACCGACAATGGCATCGGAATCCCGCCCAGTATGCTCACCAAGGTATTCGATATGTTCACCCAGGTAGACCGCGCGCTGGAGAGGACGACAGGCGGATTGGGAATCGGGCTTTCGCTGGTTAAGGGGCTTGTCGAAATGCACGGCGGGACCATCGAAGTTCACAGCGAAGGTGAAGGGCGGGGTAGCGAATTCACTGTACGACTGCCGCTCGTATTATCAGCTGTTGAGAAAATCAGGCCGCCAGTAGTCGACGAGCCGGTTAAATCGACTAGCCGCCGCATTCTGGTCGCCGATGACAATTTAGACTCGGCCGAATCGCTAGGGCGATTGCTCAAATTGCTGGGGAACGACGTGAGTACTGCGCACGACGGCCTACAAGCAGTAGATGTCGCAGAAGCATTCCGGCCCGACGTCATCTTACTTGACATTGGGATGCCGAAGCTCAACGGCTACGAAGCCTGCTGCCGCATTCGAGAACAGCCGTGGGGCAAAAACACCATCGTTGTTGCCATGACAGGCTGGGGGCAAGACGAGGACAAGCGGAGGTCGCAAGCCGCCGGGTTCAATCAACACCTTGTCAAGCCGGTGGATTTTGTGGCCCTTGAGAAGCTATTGTTGTCGTTGAAGGCGGACACGGCTTGA
- a CDS encoding DUF4118 domain-containing protein, with protein sequence MNRSAPASFLAYSISLASLAAAVLLRWLLDPVMADTLPLATLFGAIGVAVWIGGWRTALLVAALGYLLCHYLFIAPRGQLDLSDSADVVGLLVYLATASILIGFGEAFRRAQQQSQKAEERARQQTERLQVTLGSIGDGVITTDTDGHITTMNPVAEVLTGWTHDEAAGAPHRQRIHPIGGREPGVAGIEGRGHRRAGKPHRSHREGWHGTAH encoded by the coding sequence ATGAACCGTTCCGCCCCGGCCTCTTTTCTCGCATATAGTATTTCGCTCGCAAGTCTAGCTGCGGCGGTGTTGCTTCGTTGGCTGCTGGACCCGGTGATGGCGGATACACTCCCGCTCGCCACCTTGTTCGGGGCAATCGGCGTTGCCGTCTGGATCGGCGGGTGGCGGACCGCGCTGCTCGTTGCTGCTCTCGGCTACCTGCTCTGTCACTATCTGTTCATTGCACCCCGCGGGCAACTCGATCTGAGCGACTCGGCCGACGTCGTCGGTTTGCTCGTTTACCTGGCCACGGCGTCGATTCTCATCGGCTTCGGTGAAGCCTTCCGCCGCGCGCAGCAGCAATCCCAAAAAGCGGAAGAGAGGGCTCGACAGCAGACCGAACGTTTGCAAGTCACGCTGGGCAGTATCGGAGATGGGGTGATAACCACGGATACCGACGGCCACATCACCACGATGAATCCCGTCGCTGAGGTTCTGACCGGGTGGACGCACGACGAGGCGGCAGGTGCTCCGCATCGTCAACGAATCCACCCGATTGGAGGTCGAGAACCCGGGGTTGCGGGCATTGAAGGAAGGGGTCATCGTCGGGCTGGCAAACCACACCGTTCTCATCGCGAAGGATGGCACGGAACGGCCCATTGA